One Candidatus Methanomethylicota archaeon DNA window includes the following coding sequences:
- a CDS encoding NAD(P)-dependent oxidoreductase, which translates to MAKILVTGGLGFIGSNLVRELRSRGHDVWLCDLTHSHDPKSIRCDVSKYRQVERLFEQHDFEYVYHLAAEYGRWNGEDYYEKNPQMNIKNRDKIKIK; encoded by the coding sequence TTGGCGAAGATACTGGTTACTGGTGGACTTGGATTCATAGGTTCAAACCTTGTTAGGGAGCTTAGAAGTAGGGGGCATGATGTCTGGCTATGCGACCTAACACATTCCCACGACCCAAAATCCATTAGATGTGATGTGAGTAAGTATAGGCAAGTTGAAAGATTATTTGAACAGCATGACTTCGAATACGTATATCATTTGGCAGCTGAGTATGGGAGATGGAATGGTGAAGACTACTATGAGAAAAATCCGCAAATGAATATTAAAAATAGGGATAAAATTAAGATAAAATAG